GGTGCGGCCGCCGGCGCGCCCTCTTGCAGAAAGGTGATGATCTGGCGCTGCATCAGCAGATCGACATAGCGGCGCAGCGGCGAAGTGACTTGCGTATAACCGGCAAGGCCGAGATCGCGATGCGGCGCGCGCTGCACGCTGAGTTGCGGCCGGGAAAAGCGTTGTTCCGGCTCTGCCCCTATTTCCTCCTCCGGCGCGCTGGCGTTTTCCTGCGTACGATACAAGCACGGCAGCCCATGCTCGTGGCAAAACGCCGCCGCCGCCTGATTTGCGGCAATCATCCATTCTGCGACTGTTTTGCGCGCCGCGCTGTTTTGCGCATACCGCCGCAATTCCACCCGGCCCGAGGCATCGACTCGCACATCAACTTGTTCGCGGTCAAACACGCGCCCACCGGCTGCAATGCGCGCCGCTTCGAACTGCTGCGCGCCGGCAACCCAGGCCGGCAGCGCACGGCTCCAATGGCCCGGGGCGCCGGTCTCCAACCAGGTTTCAACTTCCTCATAATGCGCGTTGTGATCGATGCGGATGGTCTCGCAGGCCGGGCGATCAAAACGAATTTCACCGGCCTCGCGCACAAAATAAAACGATAAAACCTCCCGAGCGGCATGGGCGCTCAGACTCGCTGCCGCGTTGACGGCTTCCGGCAGCATGCTGATCGTGACATGCGGCAAATAGGCTGAAACCGCGACTTGCTCCGCCCAGCGGTCCCACTCGCTGCCCGGCAACACAAAGTTGGTGAGATTTGGCACATGCACGCCAATCTCCTCGCCCGTTTCGGTGCGGCGAAAGCTGAGCGCGTCATCACGATCATCGGTTTCAGGATTATCGACCGTCAAAATATGCCGAGGTGAAGAGGTTGCAGGGGGGGGCGAAGTGACGGTGGGGAGATCAATATTTTCAGCGGCAGCCAGGCGGTCAAGATGCCGGCGCAAGCGCGGTTCCGCAGAAACGAATAAATCCGCGGTGGCGGGAAGTTGCGCCATTTGCCTGAGCCAGCGATAAAGCAACACGCGGATGTCGCGAAAACCGGTGAGGGAATGTAATGTACGCGCTTGCCGCACAAACTGCTGCCGCCAAGCCAGGGGGTAAAGGCTGCGTTGCTCATACGTTGCGTTGGCCAGCCACAGGAGCCGCCGGGCCAGCGGAAGTTGCTGCAATTCCGCCAGGGTCCATTGTTTTTTCAGCGACTCACGAAAGAGATCGAACAGCGCCTGAAAGAGCTTCTGCCGTTGTTCGTCTTTGGTGTTCACCGCTGGTTGCGGCGCCTCAGCCGAAGAAGAGGCGCCGTTTTCCGCACGCACGTCATTACTGGTTTGATCAGCGTTCATAGAAACTCGGAGGTATTTGCCTTGCGACTCAGGTTAGAATTGCCGGGCTTCGCTCACAGGTCAAGCCCGGCCGCCATCATGCTCAATTAAGCCGCAATATACGCAAATCTCCACGCCAATCCAAAAATCAAATGTCACGCTCCGGTTTTGCTGGGCCGGCTCAACAGCCATAAAGCGGATTTGAGATCTTCAATCAATTGAAATGTTCCCGGAAGTTTTTCCACCCGCACCCAATACTGGCGAAATTCACGGCTTTCCACGGTGCGAACCTGCCGCCGGGTAATACGGCTGATGCGATACAAATCACTCATAAAAAGAAACTGAAAGGGTTCCAAACGGCCACGCCAATAACGAAGATCAACGTCAACATGCACACGCTGCCCGTTGTTGAGTTCAAACTGATTCAACATGTCGACCTCCTTTTTTTGGTTGCTGAATGGTGATTATAAAGACACTATTTTTGAACAAATATAGTGTACTTTTATACACTTC
This portion of the Cytophagia bacterium CHB2 genome encodes:
- a CDS encoding RNB domain-containing ribonuclease gives rise to the protein MNADQTSNDVRAENGASSSAEAPQPAVNTKDEQRQKLFQALFDLFRESLKKQWTLAELQQLPLARRLLWLANATYEQRSLYPLAWRQQFVRQARTLHSLTGFRDIRVLLYRWLRQMAQLPATADLFVSAEPRLRRHLDRLAAAENIDLPTVTSPPPATSSPRHILTVDNPETDDRDDALSFRRTETGEEIGVHVPNLTNFVLPGSEWDRWAEQVAVSAYLPHVTISMLPEAVNAAASLSAHAAREVLSFYFVREAGEIRFDRPACETIRIDHNAHYEEVETWLETGAPGHWSRALPAWVAGAQQFEAARIAAGGRVFDREQVDVRVDASGRVELRRYAQNSAARKTVAEWMIAANQAAAAFCHEHGLPCLYRTQENASAPEEEIGAEPEQRFSRPQLSVQRAPHRDLGLAGYTQVTSPLRRYVDLLMQRQIITFLQEGAPAAAP